From Symphalangus syndactylus isolate Jambi chromosome 17, NHGRI_mSymSyn1-v2.1_pri, whole genome shotgun sequence, one genomic window encodes:
- the TMEM41A gene encoding transmembrane protein 41A, giving the protein MRPLLGLLLVFAGCTFALYLLSTRLPRGRRLGSTEEAGGRSLWFPSDLAELRELSEVLREYRKEHQAYVFLLFCSAYLYKQGFAIPGSSFLNVLAGALFGPWLGLLLCCVLTSVGATCCYLLSSIFGKQLVVSYFPDKVALLQRKVEENRNSLFFFLLFLRLFPMTPNWFLNLSAPILNIPIVQFFFSVLIGLIPYNFICVQTGSILSTLTSLDALFSWDTVFKLLAIAMVALIPGTLIKKFSQKHLQLNETSTANHMHSRKDT; this is encoded by the exons ATGCGCCCGCTGCTCGGCCTCCTTCTGGTCTTCGCCGGCTGCACCTTCGCCCTGTACTTGCTGTCGACGCGACTGCCCCGCGGGAGGAGACTGGGCTCCACCGAGGAGGCTGGAGGCAG GTCACTGTGGTTCCCCTCCGACCTGGCAGAGCTGCGGGAGCTCTCTGAGGTCCTTCGAGAGTACCGGAAGGAACACCAGGCCTACGTGTTCCTGCTCTTCTGCAGCGCCTACCTCTACAAACAGGGCTTTGCCATCCCCGGCTCCAGCTTCCTG AATGTTTTAGCTGGTGCCTTGTTTGGGCCATGGCTGGGGCTTCTGCTGTGCTGTGTGTTGACCTCGGTGGGTGCCACATGCTGCTACCTGCTCTCCAGTATTTTTGGCAAACAGTTGGTGGTGTCCTACTTTCCTGATAAAGTGGCCCTGCTGCAGAGAAAG GTAGAGGAGAACAGAAacagcttgttttttttcttattgtttttgagactttTCCCCATGACACCAAACTGGTTCTTGAACCTCTCGGCCCCGATTCTGAACATTCCCATCGTGCAGTTCTTCTTCTCAGTTCTTATCG GTTTGATCCCATATAATTTCATCTGTGTGCAGACAGGCTCCATCCTGTCAACCCTAACCTCTCTGGATGCTCTTTTCTCCTGGGACACTGTCTTTAAGCTGTTGGCCATTGCCATGGTGGCATTAATTCCTGGAACTCTCATTAAAAAATTTAGTCAGAAACACCTGCAGTTGAATGAAACAAGCACTGCTAATCATATGCACAGTAGAAAAGACACGTGA